A single window of Rhizobium indicum DNA harbors:
- a CDS encoding ABC transporter ATP-binding protein: MSDVSSASASPVLSVRNLTTSFLVDGDWKPVVRDVSFDVLPGETVAIVGESGSGKSVTSLSIMRLLAKGSSRIDGAITLNGKDVLTLSEREMRRVRGNDAAMIFQEPMTSLNPIFTIGRQISEALTCHGEIGKAEARAETVRLLEKVRIPNAASRFDEYPHQFSGGMRQRVMIAMALASRPKLLIADEPTTALDVTIQGQILDLIKMLQEEEGMSVLFITHDMGVVAEIADRTIVMYRGQAVETGTTDDIFHRGRHPYTRALLSAVPRLGSMADRKWPLRFPVVDTTTGERREPVEVADTVDRRRTPILEVKNLVTRFDIRGGLLGRKTGAIHAVEDVSFDLFQGETLSLVGESGCGKSTTGRSITRLVQPNGGSVSLDGYDVLSLDAVSLRRMRRSIQMIFQDPFASLNPRMTVGAAVAEPITEHGLGTGAQAREKAADLLERVGLKPDMMKRYPHEFSGGQRQRICIARALALDPKVIVADESVSALDVSIKAQVCNLLMDLQQSLNLAFLFISHDMAVVERVSHRVAVMYLGEIVEIGPRAQLFSNPQHAYTKKLMAAVPVPDPSRRGIKRNLGTDELKSPVRPVGYVAPPRRYREVSAGHLVRLDEAA; the protein is encoded by the coding sequence ATGAGTGATGTTTCTTCGGCCTCCGCCTCTCCGGTTCTTTCCGTCCGGAACCTGACGACCTCCTTCCTCGTCGATGGCGACTGGAAGCCGGTGGTGCGCGACGTCTCCTTCGACGTCCTGCCTGGTGAGACGGTTGCAATCGTCGGCGAAAGCGGCTCGGGCAAGAGCGTCACCTCCCTCTCGATCATGCGATTGCTCGCCAAGGGATCGAGCCGCATCGATGGCGCCATCACCTTGAACGGCAAGGATGTTCTCACCCTTTCGGAAAGGGAGATGCGCCGGGTGCGCGGCAACGACGCCGCCATGATCTTCCAGGAGCCGATGACATCCCTCAACCCGATCTTCACCATCGGCCGCCAGATCTCCGAAGCGCTCACCTGCCACGGCGAGATCGGCAAGGCCGAGGCGCGGGCCGAGACCGTGCGCCTGCTGGAAAAGGTCCGCATCCCCAACGCCGCCTCGCGCTTTGACGAATATCCGCACCAGTTCTCCGGCGGCATGCGCCAGCGGGTGATGATTGCCATGGCGCTCGCCAGCCGGCCGAAATTGTTGATCGCCGACGAGCCGACAACGGCGCTCGATGTGACGATCCAGGGCCAGATCCTCGATCTGATCAAGATGCTGCAGGAAGAAGAGGGCATGTCCGTGCTCTTCATCACCCATGACATGGGCGTCGTCGCCGAAATCGCCGACCGCACCATCGTCATGTATCGCGGCCAGGCGGTGGAGACGGGCACAACCGACGACATCTTCCATCGCGGCAGGCATCCCTATACCCGCGCTTTGCTCTCGGCCGTGCCACGCCTCGGCTCGATGGCCGACCGGAAATGGCCGCTTCGTTTCCCCGTCGTCGATACCACGACTGGTGAACGGCGCGAGCCGGTCGAGGTGGCCGATACCGTCGACCGCCGCCGGACGCCGATCCTCGAAGTCAAGAACCTCGTTACCCGTTTCGATATCCGCGGCGGGCTGCTTGGCCGCAAGACGGGCGCGATCCATGCGGTCGAGGACGTCTCCTTCGATCTCTTCCAGGGCGAGACGCTGTCGCTCGTCGGCGAATCCGGCTGCGGCAAATCGACCACCGGCCGCTCGATCACCCGCCTCGTCCAGCCGAACGGCGGCAGTGTCAGCCTCGACGGTTATGACGTGCTGAGCCTTGACGCAGTCAGTCTCAGACGGATGCGCCGCAGCATCCAGATGATCTTTCAGGATCCCTTCGCCAGCCTCAATCCGCGCATGACCGTCGGCGCCGCCGTCGCCGAACCGATTACGGAGCACGGCCTCGGCACTGGCGCCCAGGCTCGCGAAAAGGCGGCCGATCTTCTCGAACGTGTCGGACTGAAACCCGACATGATGAAACGGTATCCGCACGAATTCTCCGGCGGTCAGCGCCAACGCATCTGCATTGCCCGCGCGCTCGCACTCGATCCGAAGGTGATCGTCGCCGACGAAAGCGTTTCGGCCCTCGACGTCTCGATCAAGGCGCAGGTCTGCAATCTGCTGATGGATCTGCAGCAAAGCCTCAACCTCGCTTTCCTGTTCATTTCCCACGACATGGCGGTGGTCGAGCGGGTCAGTCATCGGGTCGCAGTGATGTATCTCGGCGAAATCGTCGAGATCGGTCCGCGCGCACAACTGTTCAGCAACCCGCAGCACGCCTACACGAAGAAGCTGATGGCAGCCGTGCCGGTTCCGGACCCCTCGCGGCGCGGCATCAAGCGCAATCTCGGAACCGACGAGCTCAAAAGCCCCGTTCGCCCGGTCGGCTACGTCGCGCCGCCGCGCCGATATCGGGAAGTGTCGGCAGGTCATCTGGTGCGGCTCGATGAAGCCGCCTGA
- a CDS encoding DUF1028 domain-containing protein, translated as MTWSIVARDPLTGYLGIAVASRFFAVGALVPHIRGGIGAVATQAFVSPLYGVDGLSLLSAGRAPEEIIAELTARDAGRNQRQLHLIDAKGRNAAFTGAACIDWAGHLIAGNVSVAGNMLAGPDVVAETLATYNKAMDKPLAERLLLAMQAGEDAGGDKRGRQSAALVIHRDQDYPWLSIRADDHPDPLAELVRLHAVAGERYLHVAETMATRQNPNGMTDRREIDEKIAALEAARIAEGRPSASFAAPLKM; from the coding sequence ATGACCTGGTCCATCGTCGCCCGTGATCCCTTGACCGGTTATCTCGGCATCGCCGTCGCGAGCCGCTTCTTTGCCGTGGGCGCCCTCGTGCCGCATATTCGCGGCGGCATCGGCGCCGTCGCCACCCAGGCCTTCGTCAGCCCGCTTTACGGCGTCGACGGCCTGTCGCTGCTTTCTGCAGGCAGGGCACCGGAGGAGATCATCGCCGAGCTGACCGCGCGTGACGCCGGCCGCAATCAGCGGCAGTTGCACCTCATCGATGCGAAGGGGCGCAACGCCGCCTTCACCGGCGCCGCATGCATCGACTGGGCGGGGCATCTGATCGCGGGAAACGTCTCGGTCGCCGGCAACATGCTCGCGGGTCCCGACGTCGTCGCCGAAACACTTGCCACTTACAACAAGGCAATGGACAAGCCGCTGGCCGAACGCCTGCTACTGGCGATGCAGGCAGGCGAGGATGCCGGCGGCGACAAGCGCGGCAGGCAGTCCGCCGCCCTCGTCATCCACCGCGATCAGGATTATCCGTGGCTGAGCATCCGCGCCGACGATCATCCCGATCCGCTCGCCGAACTTGTCCGCCTCCATGCAGTGGCGGGTGAACGCTACCTGCATGTCGCGGAGACGATGGCGACGCGGCAAAATCCGAACGGCATGACCGACAGGCGCGAGATCGATGAAAAGATCGCGGCGCTGGAAGCCGCCCGTATCGCTGAAGGCAGGCCTTCCGCCTCCTTCGCCGCGCCTTTGAAGATGTGA
- a CDS encoding ABC transporter permease, with product MTAIGETVIPSAIDRTPSRAWRKLKANKGALVGLAIIAFFAILAIAAPLLPIPDPNATSWSAIRKAPSAAHWLGTDDIGRDILSRMIWGAQASLMAGVFSVAIAVVIGVPFGLISGYFGGWIDMVISRITEAFLAMPFLITAIALAAFLGPSLTNAMIAIGLSAMPVFVRLTRGQVLSVKTEEYVEGARSIGLRSSSIITRYILPNVFAPILVQATLTIATAIIAEASLSFLGLGQQPPAPSWGSMLNVAKNFLSQAPWMAMWPGAAIFLVVIGFNLLGDGLRDALDPREA from the coding sequence ATGACCGCGATCGGAGAGACCGTCATTCCCTCTGCGATCGACCGCACGCCGAGCCGCGCCTGGCGCAAGCTGAAGGCCAACAAGGGCGCCCTCGTCGGCCTTGCGATCATCGCCTTCTTCGCCATTCTCGCTATTGCCGCCCCCCTCCTTCCGATTCCCGATCCGAACGCCACAAGCTGGTCGGCGATCCGCAAGGCGCCCTCCGCCGCCCATTGGCTCGGCACCGACGACATCGGCCGCGACATTCTTTCCCGGATGATCTGGGGTGCGCAGGCCTCGCTGATGGCCGGCGTCTTTTCGGTCGCGATCGCCGTCGTCATCGGCGTGCCCTTCGGCCTGATCTCCGGTTATTTCGGCGGCTGGATCGACATGGTGATCTCCCGCATCACCGAAGCCTTTCTGGCCATGCCTTTCCTGATCACCGCCATCGCGCTTGCAGCCTTTCTCGGCCCGAGCCTGACCAATGCGATGATCGCGATCGGCCTTTCGGCCATGCCCGTCTTCGTGCGGCTGACGCGCGGCCAGGTGCTCTCGGTAAAGACCGAGGAATATGTCGAGGGCGCCCGCTCGATCGGCCTCCGGTCCTCAAGCATCATCACCCGGTATATCCTGCCGAACGTCTTTGCACCGATCCTCGTCCAGGCGACGCTGACGATCGCCACTGCGATCATCGCCGAGGCGAGCCTCTCCTTTCTCGGCCTCGGCCAGCAGCCGCCGGCGCCGAGCTGGGGCTCGATGCTGAACGTCGCCAAGAATTTCCTCTCCCAGGCGCCATGGATGGCGATGTGGCCGGGTGCCGCAATCTTCCTCGTCGTCATCGGCTTCAATCTCTTAGGCGACGGCCTGCGCGATGCGCTCGATCCGCGCGAAGCATGA
- a CDS encoding ABC transporter permease, whose translation MYTYIAKRLLVAIPTLLIISIFVFSLQKLLPGDPILAMAGEERDPQVLEFLREKYRLNDPVPYQYVRWLGAALQGDLGISLRTNQPVLHLIGEKLPVTIQLAIMSMIFAFVIGVPMGILAAVKKNTMIDYLANIIALTGLSIPNFWLGIMLILLVSVNLGWLPASGYEPFFSNPLRSLETMLMPSFVLGNALAATLMRHTRSAMLSVLCTDYIRTARAKGLAESSVVLEHGFRNAMLPIVTLTALLFGELLAGAVLTEQIFTIPGFGKLIVDAVFNRDYAVVQGVVICTAIGFILMNLLADILYVLLNPRMRAAL comes from the coding sequence ATGTACACCTACATCGCCAAACGGCTCTTGGTCGCCATACCGACGCTTTTGATCATTTCGATCTTCGTCTTCTCGCTGCAGAAGCTGCTGCCCGGCGACCCGATCCTTGCCATGGCCGGTGAGGAACGCGACCCGCAGGTTCTCGAATTCCTGCGCGAGAAATACCGGTTGAACGATCCCGTGCCCTATCAATATGTCCGCTGGCTGGGTGCGGCACTGCAGGGCGACCTCGGCATCTCGCTGCGCACCAACCAGCCGGTTCTGCATCTCATCGGCGAAAAGCTGCCGGTCACCATCCAGCTTGCCATCATGTCGATGATCTTCGCCTTTGTCATCGGCGTGCCGATGGGCATCCTGGCGGCCGTCAAGAAGAACACGATGATCGACTATCTCGCCAACATCATCGCGCTGACCGGCCTGTCGATCCCGAATTTCTGGCTCGGCATCATGCTGATCCTACTGGTTTCGGTCAATCTCGGCTGGCTGCCGGCATCCGGCTACGAACCATTCTTCAGCAACCCGTTGCGTTCGCTGGAGACCATGCTGATGCCCTCCTTCGTGCTCGGCAATGCGCTGGCAGCGACCCTGATGCGGCATACACGCTCGGCGATGCTGAGCGTCCTCTGCACCGATTACATCCGCACCGCCCGCGCCAAGGGGCTTGCTGAAAGCTCGGTCGTGCTCGAACACGGCTTCCGCAACGCGATGCTGCCGATCGTGACGCTGACTGCCTTGCTCTTCGGCGAACTGCTTGCCGGTGCCGTGCTAACCGAGCAGATCTTCACCATTCCGGGTTTCGGAAAGCTCATCGTCGACGCCGTCTTCAACCGTGACTACGCCGTCGTCCAGGGTGTGGTGATTTGCACGGCGATCGGCTTCATCCTGATGAACCTCTTGGCCGATATTCTCTATGTCCTGCTCAATCCACGCATGAGGGCCGCCCTATGA
- a CDS encoding ABC transporter substrate-binding protein, with the protein MKIAKLLTTAVAGALFALPAFAVDLKIGLQDDADVLDPAQSRTFVGRIVYTAMCDKLVDVSPDLKIVPQLATEWSWSADGKELTMKLRQGVKFHDETPFNAEAVVATIERNITLPESRRKSELTSVAKVEATSEYEVKFTLKAPDVTLLAQLSDRAGMIVSPKAAKELGAKFGDHPVCAGPFKFVERVQQDRIVLEKFQDYWNKDKIFIDKLTYLPIPDTTVRLANLRSGDLDMIERLAATDAEAVKSDSSLVYADAVGTGYMALYTNIGNGARADNPFGKDKRLRQAFSLAIDRDAVNQIVYEGTAVAGNQPFPPSSPWFDKDIPVPARDLDKAKALIKEAGFDRVPIELQIPNNPVAMQMMQIIQSMVGEAGFDVSLKSTEFATLLSEQTAGNYQLSRSDWSGRVDPDGNIHQFITCKGGINDTKYCNAEVDKLLNEARASTDDAVRKQKYDAAAVILNDDLPIIYLGHQSWIWALHKNITGFVPSPDGMIRLVGVKKAG; encoded by the coding sequence ATGAAGATCGCCAAATTGCTGACCACCGCCGTTGCCGGCGCACTGTTTGCACTTCCTGCCTTCGCCGTCGACCTGAAGATCGGCCTGCAGGACGATGCCGACGTGCTCGATCCCGCGCAGTCGCGCACCTTCGTCGGCCGCATCGTTTATACCGCGATGTGCGACAAGCTGGTCGACGTCTCACCGGATCTGAAGATTGTGCCGCAGCTTGCCACCGAATGGAGCTGGTCGGCCGATGGCAAAGAGCTCACCATGAAACTGCGCCAGGGCGTCAAGTTCCATGACGAGACTCCGTTCAACGCCGAAGCCGTCGTCGCCACCATCGAGCGCAACATCACCCTGCCGGAATCACGCCGTAAGAGCGAACTGACCTCGGTCGCAAAAGTCGAGGCGACAAGCGAATACGAGGTCAAGTTCACTCTAAAGGCGCCCGACGTCACCCTTCTTGCCCAGCTTTCCGACCGCGCCGGCATGATCGTCTCGCCGAAGGCCGCCAAGGAACTCGGCGCCAAGTTCGGCGATCACCCGGTCTGCGCCGGTCCGTTCAAGTTCGTCGAGCGTGTCCAGCAGGACCGCATCGTGCTCGAAAAGTTCCAGGACTACTGGAACAAGGACAAGATCTTCATCGACAAGCTCACCTATCTGCCGATCCCGGATACGACGGTGCGCCTCGCCAATCTGCGTTCCGGCGATCTCGACATGATCGAGCGTCTGGCCGCGACCGATGCTGAAGCCGTGAAGTCCGATTCGAGCCTCGTCTATGCCGACGCCGTCGGCACCGGCTACATGGCGCTCTACACCAATATCGGCAATGGTGCGCGCGCCGACAATCCGTTCGGCAAGGACAAGCGCCTGCGCCAGGCCTTCTCGCTGGCGATCGACCGCGATGCCGTCAACCAGATCGTCTATGAGGGTACGGCGGTTGCCGGCAACCAGCCCTTCCCGCCGAGCAGCCCGTGGTTCGACAAGGATATTCCCGTGCCCGCCCGCGATCTCGACAAGGCTAAGGCGCTGATCAAGGAAGCCGGTTTCGACCGCGTGCCGATCGAGCTGCAGATCCCGAACAATCCCGTTGCCATGCAGATGATGCAGATCATCCAGTCGATGGTCGGCGAAGCCGGCTTTGACGTCAGCCTGAAATCGACGGAATTCGCCACCCTGCTGAGCGAACAGACGGCCGGCAACTATCAGCTCAGCCGTTCCGACTGGTCCGGCCGCGTCGATCCCGATGGCAACATCCATCAGTTCATCACCTGCAAGGGCGGCATCAACGACACGAAATACTGCAACGCCGAGGTGGACAAGCTGCTGAACGAAGCCCGTGCATCGACCGACGATGCCGTGCGCAAGCAGAAATACGATGCCGCCGCCGTCATCCTCAACGATGATCTGCCGATCATCTATCTCGGCCATCAGTCCTGGATCTGGGCGCTGCACAAGAACATCACCGGCTTCGTTCCGTCGCCGGACGGCATGATCCGCCTCGTCGGCGTCAAGAAAGCCGGCTGA
- a CDS encoding FadR/GntR family transcriptional regulator yields MPIDETQGNSNYALERLRALLRSDSLDADGKLPTERTLSEMLGVGRRAVRRALEVLEAEGRIWRRQGSGTYAGPRPDGWSDHVGSIVAGTDLMEVMEVRLRIEPQLAQLAAMRAKAADIERMYDLVKKIYESTDADGRELWDGALHRQIAQCAGNGFFLTIFDVINRVRQDEAWQTIRERARSASRTRPVTFNQHTAIVDAIAARDPARAGEAMRQHLLTLLESLVRITSLDHSETEADKTLA; encoded by the coding sequence ATGCCGATAGATGAGACGCAGGGCAATTCGAATTATGCGCTGGAGAGGCTGAGGGCTCTCCTGCGGTCCGACAGTCTCGACGCCGACGGTAAGCTGCCGACCGAGCGCACCCTTTCGGAAATGCTTGGCGTCGGCCGCCGTGCCGTCCGTCGCGCCCTCGAAGTGCTGGAGGCCGAGGGCCGCATCTGGCGCCGCCAAGGCTCCGGCACCTATGCCGGGCCGCGCCCCGACGGCTGGAGCGATCATGTCGGCTCGATCGTTGCCGGCACCGATCTCATGGAAGTCATGGAAGTGCGCCTGCGCATCGAGCCGCAGCTCGCCCAGCTTGCCGCCATGCGCGCCAAAGCCGCCGATATCGAGCGCATGTATGATCTGGTGAAGAAGATCTACGAAAGCACCGATGCCGACGGGCGAGAGCTCTGGGACGGGGCGCTGCACCGCCAGATCGCCCAATGTGCCGGCAACGGTTTCTTCCTCACCATCTTCGACGTGATCAACCGCGTGCGCCAGGACGAGGCCTGGCAGACGATCCGCGAGCGCGCCCGCAGCGCCAGCCGGACGCGGCCCGTCACCTTTAACCAGCACACGGCGATCGTCGATGCGATCGCCGCCCGCGATCCGGCCAGGGCGGGCGAAGCGATGCGCCAGCATCTGCTGACGCTACTGGAAAGCCTCGTCCGCATCACCTCGCTCGATCACAGCGAAACGGAGGCCGACAAGACCCTCGCCTGA
- a CDS encoding M81 family metallopeptidase codes for MRIAVGGIHIECSTYNPVLNEEKDFRVVRSEALLEAPYFAFLRDYDAEFLPTIHARAIAGGPVSRATYEAFKGEFLERLKPMLPLDGLYLAMHGAMYVESMEDAEGDWISAARALVGKDCTVSASYDLHGNVTQRIIDALDIYSTYRTAPHIDVEETMRRSVSMLVKSLKTGERPSLLWAPIPVVLPGERTSTVDEPAKSLYDMLPGIDALDGVWDASLMVGYVWADEPRATAAAIMTGTDRAVLEREAKRLARAYWDAREDFVFGCETGSLEECVARAIASPTAPVVLAESGDNPTGGGVGDRADVLAELIARDATGVVFAGIADTAATGACYAAGVGAELELSVGASLDTKGSKPVIARFTVKFLHETSDPADRQAVVSVSGIDLVLSAKRRPYHNIVDFTRLGLDPHQAKIIVVKSGYLSPELAPLANPNLMALSTGVVDQFVERLPRLRKQHPTYPFDKDFAFEPQVFLSARSTPD; via the coding sequence ATGCGCATCGCCGTCGGTGGCATTCATATCGAATGCAGCACATACAATCCCGTCCTGAACGAGGAGAAGGATTTTCGCGTCGTGCGCAGCGAGGCGCTGCTGGAAGCGCCGTATTTCGCTTTCCTCAGGGATTATGATGCCGAGTTCCTGCCGACGATCCATGCCCGGGCCATTGCCGGCGGTCCGGTTTCGCGCGCCACCTACGAAGCCTTCAAGGGTGAATTCCTCGAGCGGTTGAAGCCGATGCTGCCGCTCGACGGTCTCTACCTCGCCATGCACGGCGCCATGTATGTCGAGAGCATGGAGGATGCCGAAGGCGACTGGATCAGCGCGGCCCGGGCGCTGGTCGGCAAGGATTGTACGGTTTCGGCAAGCTACGACCTGCACGGCAACGTCACCCAGCGCATCATCGATGCACTCGACATCTATTCCACCTACCGCACCGCGCCGCATATCGATGTCGAGGAGACGATGCGCCGTTCCGTCTCCATGCTGGTGAAGAGCCTCAAAACCGGCGAGCGGCCGAGCCTCCTCTGGGCGCCGATCCCTGTCGTGCTGCCCGGCGAGCGCACCAGCACCGTCGATGAGCCGGCAAAGAGCCTCTATGACATGTTGCCCGGGATCGACGCGCTCGACGGCGTCTGGGATGCATCGCTGATGGTCGGCTATGTCTGGGCCGACGAACCGCGCGCCACGGCTGCCGCCATCATGACCGGCACCGACCGCGCCGTGCTGGAACGCGAGGCCAAACGTCTCGCGAGGGCTTATTGGGATGCGCGCGAAGACTTTGTCTTTGGCTGCGAGACCGGCTCGCTCGAAGAATGCGTCGCGAGAGCAATCGCAAGCCCGACCGCCCCTGTTGTGCTTGCCGAATCCGGCGACAATCCGACCGGCGGCGGCGTCGGGGACCGGGCCGATGTGCTGGCGGAACTGATCGCCAGGGATGCCACCGGCGTCGTCTTTGCCGGCATCGCCGACACGGCGGCGACCGGGGCCTGTTATGCTGCCGGCGTCGGCGCGGAACTGGAGCTCAGCGTCGGCGCCTCGCTCGACACCAAGGGTAGCAAGCCGGTCATCGCCCGCTTCACGGTCAAGTTCCTGCACGAAACTTCAGATCCCGCCGACCGCCAGGCGGTCGTTTCGGTCAGTGGTATTGATCTGGTGCTTTCCGCCAAGCGTCGGCCCTATCACAACATCGTTGACTTCACCCGGCTCGGCCTCGACCCGCACCAAGCGAAGATCATTGTCGTCAAATCGGGCTATCTCTCGCCGGAACTGGCGCCGCTCGCCAATCCGAACCTGATGGCGCTATCAACAGGTGTCGTCGACCAGTTCGTCGAGCGTCTGCCACGGCTGCGCAAGCAGCATCCGACCTACCCCTTCGACAAGGATTTTGCCTTCGAGCCGCAGGTCTTTCTCTCCGCACGCTCGACGCCGGACTGA
- a CDS encoding LysR family transcriptional regulator — MGGHMICAAEVQMPNLLNEMPGLMAFVRTVEAGSFSAAARDLATTPSAVSKSVARLEKKIGARLFLRSTRALMLTQDGQLFFDRVAPLLRDLDASEEAIRSDVAPSGRLRISMPSEMAPLLLPRLFGSFAADYPNLHLEVGLTDRFVDLIREDYDVVLRVGNPAPGDLMVRHLADLPMAIVGSPTFLKTWGNPATAEALAALPFARYALGGITQPLRLPDGTSFIPFGRVDCDSGAALIQAALSGLGAAYLLRCLVAKDLAGGTLVTLAAGFAFPSAPFNALHAFGRTVPLRVKLVCDFIAGEAKALEAI, encoded by the coding sequence ATGGGCGGGCACATGATCTGTGCCGCGGAGGTGCAAATGCCGAATCTGCTCAACGAGATGCCCGGATTGATGGCTTTTGTGCGGACGGTAGAGGCCGGATCGTTCAGCGCCGCGGCCCGCGATCTGGCGACGACACCGTCAGCGGTGTCGAAGAGCGTGGCGCGGCTGGAAAAGAAGATTGGCGCCCGGCTGTTCCTGCGCTCCACGCGCGCCCTGATGCTTACCCAGGACGGGCAACTTTTCTTCGACCGCGTTGCGCCGCTGTTGCGGGACCTGGATGCAAGTGAAGAGGCTATCAGGTCCGACGTTGCGCCCTCGGGTCGCTTGCGCATCAGCATGCCTAGCGAAATGGCGCCTCTATTGCTGCCGCGCCTCTTCGGAAGCTTTGCAGCCGACTATCCGAACCTGCATCTCGAAGTCGGGCTTACGGATCGGTTCGTCGATCTGATCAGGGAGGACTACGACGTTGTGCTGCGCGTTGGAAATCCCGCACCGGGGGACCTCATGGTTCGTCACCTGGCCGACCTGCCGATGGCGATCGTCGGGTCTCCGACCTTTCTGAAGACCTGGGGCAATCCTGCAACTGCCGAAGCGCTGGCCGCTCTGCCCTTTGCCCGCTATGCACTGGGTGGTATCACGCAGCCTCTGCGCCTGCCGGACGGGACGAGCTTCATTCCCTTCGGGCGCGTCGATTGCGACTCAGGGGCCGCACTCATTCAGGCTGCCCTCAGTGGGCTGGGAGCAGCCTATCTTCTGCGATGTCTGGTCGCGAAAGACCTGGCAGGCGGCACGCTTGTTACACTCGCGGCGGGGTTTGCGTTCCCGAGCGCTCCCTTTAATGCACTGCACGCCTTTGGTCGCACTGTGCCGTTGCGCGTAAAACTGGTCTGCGATTTCATCGCCGGGGAAGCAAAAGCCCTCGAAGCCATCTGA
- a CDS encoding SDR family NAD(P)-dependent oxidoreductase has product MQHLKDKVAVITGGNSGIGKATARLFAEEGAQVIISGRRQDAVDRAVQEIGPSAIGFVGDAADLEDHRRLADTVRSRFGGIDIYMANAGIINLTTSAEVTPADYDRHFAINTRGVFFGVQTIAPLIRDGGNIIVTSSLAATKVLPDHAVYAGSKAATAAFAKNWAIEFKSRRIRVNILSPGPVETEILAKLGVSEAERPAFEDYMASLIPAGRLGRPEELARAALFLASDAGSFVNGVELHVDGGMTLA; this is encoded by the coding sequence ATGCAACACCTCAAAGACAAGGTCGCCGTCATCACCGGCGGCAATAGCGGCATCGGCAAGGCGACCGCTCGGCTGTTCGCGGAAGAAGGAGCGCAGGTCATCATTTCCGGGCGCCGGCAGGATGCTGTCGACCGCGCCGTGCAAGAAATCGGTCCGTCGGCTATCGGCTTCGTGGGTGATGCCGCCGACCTGGAAGATCATCGCAGGCTGGCGGACACCGTGAGGAGCCGCTTCGGCGGGATCGACATCTACATGGCCAATGCTGGGATCATCAATCTCACCACCTCCGCCGAGGTGACTCCGGCAGACTATGACCGGCATTTCGCAATCAATACGCGCGGCGTGTTCTTCGGCGTGCAGACGATCGCCCCTCTGATCCGCGACGGCGGAAACATCATCGTTACGAGCTCGCTTGCGGCCACGAAGGTCCTCCCGGACCATGCCGTCTATGCCGGTTCAAAGGCAGCAACCGCCGCCTTTGCGAAAAACTGGGCGATCGAATTCAAGTCGCGGCGGATCCGCGTCAACATCCTGAGCCCGGGACCGGTCGAGACGGAAATCCTCGCCAAGCTGGGCGTATCGGAGGCCGAGCGGCCGGCATTCGAAGATTACATGGCTTCCCTGATCCCCGCCGGCCGTCTCGGCCGACCGGAAGAGTTGGCGCGCGCCGCACTCTTCCTCGCCTCCGATGCAGGAAGCTTTGTCAACGGGGTCGAGCTTCATGTCGATGGCGGTATGACCCTGGCTTAA
- a CDS encoding prolyl-tRNA synthetase associated domain-containing protein — MSENAPKTREELFAFLDGLGIAHKTIDHAPVFTVAESVALRDEIPGGHTKNLFIKDKKDRYFLLTVEENAEVDLKQVHNLIGGSGRVSFGRAEKLMEYLGVIPGAVTAFGAINDTAENVTFVLDAELMAHEIVNCHPLSNDATTSIASSDLIRFMEATGHKPLVLKVTS; from the coding sequence ATGTCAGAAAATGCCCCGAAGACAAGAGAAGAATTGTTTGCCTTTCTCGATGGGCTCGGCATTGCCCATAAGACGATCGACCATGCGCCGGTCTTCACCGTGGCGGAATCGGTCGCCTTGCGCGACGAGATCCCCGGCGGCCACACCAAGAACCTCTTCATCAAGGACAAGAAGGACAGGTATTTTCTGCTGACCGTGGAGGAAAATGCCGAAGTCGATCTCAAGCAGGTGCATAATTTGATCGGCGGGTCCGGCCGGGTCTCCTTCGGCAGGGCGGAAAAGCTGATGGAATATCTCGGCGTCATCCCTGGGGCGGTCACCGCTTTCGGCGCGATCAACGATACCGCGGAGAATGTCACCTTCGTGCTCGACGCGGAGCTGATGGCGCACGAGATCGTCAACTGCCATCCGCTATCCAATGATGCGACGACCTCGATTGCGAGCAGCGACCTTATCCGCTTCATGGAAGCGACGGGACATAAGCCGCTTGTCTTGAAAGTGACGTCCTGA